In a single window of the Streptomyces sp. NBC_00353 genome:
- a CDS encoding PAS domain-containing protein, whose protein sequence is MTVPHPELLAQMTIHAPDGIVIVDSEGLIQFWNSGSERIFGWKESEALGQSLDLIIPERHRRPHWDGFHGAMAKGTTRYGASDLLTVPALKADGSSLSIEFSVCLLSDPQGGAEHVGAVIRDVTARRAQEKELRRRLADANVRATTV, encoded by the coding sequence ATGACAGTCCCGCACCCCGAACTGCTCGCGCAAATGACCATCCACGCGCCCGACGGCATCGTCATCGTCGACAGCGAGGGGCTCATCCAGTTCTGGAACAGCGGCTCGGAGCGGATCTTCGGGTGGAAGGAGAGCGAGGCGCTCGGACAGAGTCTCGACCTGATCATCCCCGAGCGGCACCGGCGCCCGCACTGGGACGGCTTCCACGGGGCGATGGCCAAGGGCACCACCCGCTACGGCGCGAGCGACCTGCTCACCGTACCCGCGCTCAAGGCCGACGGGTCGAGCCTGTCGATCGAGTTCAGCGTGTGCCTCCTGTCGGATCCGCAGGGCGGCGCCGAACATGTCGGTGCGGTCATCCGCGATGTCACCGCGCGCCGTGCCCAGGAGAAGGAGTTGCGCCGCCGCCTCGCCGACGCGAATGTTCGCGCCACGACCGTGTGA
- a CDS encoding YciI family protein, with amino-acid sequence MTRYLISFDDGAMTFPEEELPEVAEASHEVVRQAQDAGVWVFGGGLERQQASVVATDGTVTNGPYPETKAVLGGFSIIDVPSREDALEWAAKIAAACRCAQEVREIMPDSTV; translated from the coding sequence ATGACGCGGTACCTGATCTCGTTCGATGACGGCGCGATGACCTTCCCCGAGGAGGAGTTGCCCGAGGTGGCCGAGGCCTCGCACGAGGTGGTGCGTCAGGCTCAGGACGCCGGTGTGTGGGTCTTCGGTGGTGGGCTGGAAAGGCAGCAGGCGAGCGTCGTGGCCACCGACGGGACCGTCACCAACGGCCCGTACCCGGAGACCAAGGCGGTGCTCGGCGGGTTCTCGATCATCGATGTCCCCTCACGTGAGGACGCGCTGGAGTGGGCTGCCAAGATCGCTGCCGCGTGCCGCTGTGCGCAAGAGGTCCGGGAGATCATGCCCGACTCGACCGTCTGA
- a CDS encoding helix-turn-helix domain-containing protein, with translation MPIAVDIDVMLAKRKMSVGELADRVGITPANLAVLKNGRAKAVRFATLAALCDVLNCQPGDLLRWEAENPATR, from the coding sequence ATGCCGATCGCCGTCGACATCGACGTGATGCTGGCCAAGCGGAAGATGTCCGTGGGCGAACTCGCGGACCGCGTAGGAATCACACCCGCCAACCTGGCGGTACTCAAGAACGGCCGCGCCAAGGCAGTGCGCTTCGCGACGCTCGCCGCACTCTGCGACGTGCTCAACTGCCAGCCGGGCGACCTGCTGCGCTGGGAAGCCGAGAACCCCGCGACCCGATGA
- a CDS encoding DUF2975 domain-containing protein produces the protein MGKLTVRALRAVLVVVLAGTVFVQAGMVWALASGSDPEDGSLPLTPLRVITILGMVSVQVALVCVWRLVAMVRRGTVFSHAAFRYVDVMIGAIVSASLAWFAVTALNAPGQRDDPGVTVIMGGVGVAILGVALMVLVLRMLLAQAVARDVEAAKMQAELDEVI, from the coding sequence ATGGGAAAGCTGACAGTGCGTGCGCTGCGGGCCGTGCTCGTGGTGGTGCTCGCCGGCACCGTGTTCGTACAGGCAGGAATGGTGTGGGCGTTGGCCAGCGGGAGTGACCCGGAGGACGGGTCGCTCCCGCTGACCCCACTGCGCGTGATCACGATCCTGGGCATGGTGTCGGTCCAGGTCGCCCTGGTCTGCGTATGGCGGCTGGTGGCAATGGTGCGACGCGGAACCGTGTTCTCCCACGCCGCCTTCCGGTACGTGGACGTCATGATCGGCGCGATCGTGTCGGCTTCCCTCGCATGGTTCGCCGTCACGGCCCTCAACGCGCCGGGCCAGCGGGACGACCCGGGCGTCACCGTCATCATGGGCGGGGTCGGCGTGGCCATCCTGGGGGTCGCACTCATGGTCCTCGTGCTGCGGATGCTGCTCGCCCAGGCCGTCGCGCGCGACGTCGAAGCAGCGAAGATGCAGGCCGAGTTGGACGAGGTGATCTGA
- a CDS encoding ATP-binding protein, giving the protein MELASSPSAGRALVVSYSWWLMPLALGAGTVAAVVGGPDQVQVPATFVGVAATAASAVCVRLLVRARGQLRRGDEGFRRSQAELSRQWEQHVAGLERSFGGERSGLRAELVEQARDFEARLVELARAHEVGVVAQAGVWEERLAVQRAVVGRLGDVYLPDALKRLREGEAIDDILLEVGRDADAGPQLGAELRKVLRTALIGVEEEFDRSTSAEQAVISIGSRIHVLTSKLRGRLHEMQGEHGRLPVVARGLMELDQEIGPADCLAASVGVLGGSDRPGRQWQEPQRLLSVVRGGIGRIKDFDRVQVRHLPELGVDGGLVDHLTLIFAHLLDNAARYSPPTEAVVVSGKEVPNGVGIEIQDAGKGLSEEKKREAEQSLAGTSRGPGLGGISEDANLGLRVVGALARRYGIRVTFADSPWLGTSVVVVVPHKFFSQLPAVVSGPAPAPAPAAVAVAEPVRTVAVETSGAVDTTPGGLPRRRSIRNDLVGPQPGGAVRGQSVAAVPPDASFAGLAAFATAGRESGPPHETATDRTPATDRTPALDGVPADRAPVTDGAPVTDRVPVTDGALATGGVPVTDRASVMDGVPVTNNALVTDNAPVTGGDPVTDCAPVTHNAPVTGGVPVTDRTPALDGVPADRAPVTDRVPVTDRVSVVDGAPPLDGVPVTDNALVTGGVPVTDRASVMGGASVVDGVPVTNNALVTDNASVTGGVPVTDRASAVDGVPVTDRASATDGVPVTDRASATDGVPVTDRTPVVDGVPVTGGVSVVDGVPVVDGERVLDGEMAVVRELNEHRTEESD; this is encoded by the coding sequence ATGGAACTTGCCTCTTCGCCTTCGGCGGGGCGTGCGTTGGTTGTTTCGTATAGCTGGTGGTTGATGCCGTTGGCTTTAGGGGCTGGGACGGTCGCTGCGGTGGTCGGGGGTCCTGATCAGGTTCAGGTTCCTGCGACGTTTGTGGGTGTGGCGGCTACTGCGGCCAGTGCTGTGTGTGTGCGTTTGTTGGTGCGTGCTCGGGGGCAGTTGCGGCGTGGTGATGAGGGTTTCCGCCGGTCGCAGGCTGAGTTGTCGCGGCAGTGGGAGCAGCATGTGGCGGGTCTGGAGAGGAGTTTCGGGGGTGAGCGGTCGGGTCTGCGTGCGGAACTGGTCGAGCAGGCCCGGGATTTCGAGGCTCGGCTTGTTGAGTTGGCGCGGGCGCATGAGGTTGGTGTGGTGGCGCAGGCGGGGGTGTGGGAGGAGCGGCTTGCTGTTCAGCGGGCTGTGGTGGGCAGGCTCGGGGATGTGTATTTGCCTGATGCGTTGAAGCGTTTGCGGGAGGGGGAGGCCATTGATGACATTTTGTTGGAGGTCGGCCGGGACGCGGATGCGGGACCGCAGTTGGGTGCGGAGTTGCGGAAGGTTCTGCGGACTGCGTTGATCGGTGTGGAGGAGGAGTTCGACCGGTCGACGTCGGCGGAGCAGGCTGTGATCAGTATCGGCAGCCGGATTCATGTGCTGACGAGTAAGTTGCGTGGGCGGTTGCATGAGATGCAGGGTGAGCACGGGCGGTTGCCTGTGGTGGCCCGGGGTCTTATGGAGTTGGACCAGGAGATCGGTCCTGCTGACTGTCTGGCGGCCAGTGTCGGTGTGCTGGGGGGTTCGGACCGGCCGGGGCGGCAGTGGCAGGAGCCGCAGCGGCTGCTGAGTGTGGTGCGTGGTGGTATCGGCCGGATCAAGGATTTCGATCGTGTCCAGGTCCGTCATCTGCCTGAACTGGGTGTTGACGGGGGTCTGGTGGACCACCTCACGCTGATTTTTGCGCATCTTCTGGATAACGCGGCGCGGTACTCGCCGCCGACCGAGGCTGTGGTCGTCTCCGGTAAGGAGGTGCCCAACGGGGTCGGTATTGAGATCCAGGATGCGGGCAAGGGGCTGAGCGAGGAGAAGAAGCGCGAGGCGGAGCAGTCCTTGGCGGGTACGTCGAGGGGCCCGGGTCTCGGTGGTATCTCGGAGGACGCGAATCTGGGTCTGCGTGTGGTGGGGGCTCTGGCGCGTCGTTATGGGATCCGGGTGACTTTCGCGGACTCGCCGTGGCTGGGCACGTCGGTGGTTGTGGTCGTGCCGCACAAGTTTTTCAGCCAGTTGCCTGCTGTGGTGAGCGGGCCGGCCCCGGCCCCGGCCCCGGCCGCGGTGGCGGTGGCGGAGCCGGTGCGCACGGTGGCGGTGGAGACGTCTGGTGCGGTGGACACCACGCCCGGTGGGCTGCCCAGGCGCCGCAGTATCCGTAACGACCTTGTGGGTCCGCAGCCCGGTGGTGCCGTCCGTGGGCAGAGCGTGGCCGCGGTGCCGCCCGATGCGTCGTTCGCGGGCCTTGCCGCGTTTGCCACGGCCGGGCGGGAAAGCGGTCCGCCGCATGAGACGGCCACGGACCGCACCCCGGCCACGGACCGCACCCCGGCCTTGGATGGTGTCCCGGCGGACCGGGCCCCGGTCACGGACGGCGCCCCGGTCACGGACCGCGTCCCGGTCACGGACGGCGCGCTGGCCACGGGCGGCGTCCCGGTCACGGACCGTGCCTCGGTCATGGACGGTGTCCCGGTCACAAACAACGCACTGGTCACAGACAACGCCCCGGTCACGGGCGGCGACCCGGTCACGGACTGTGCCCCGGTCACACACAACGCCCCGGTCACGGGCGGCGTCCCGGTCACGGACCGCACTCCGGCCTTGGATGGTGTCCCGGCGGACCGGGCCCCGGTCACGGACCGCGTCCCGGTCACGGACCGTGTCTCGGTCGTGGATGGTGCCCCGCCCTTGGATGGCGTCCCGGTCACAGACAACGCCCTGGTCACGGGCGGCGTCCCGGTCACGGACCGTGCCTCGGTCATGGGCGGCGCCTCGGTTGTGGATGGTGTTCCGGTCACAAACAACGCCCTGGTCACAGACAACGCCTCGGTCACGGGCGGTGTCCCGGTCACGGACCGCGCCTCGGCCGTGGATGGTGTTCCGGTCACGGACCGTGCCTCGGCTACGGATGGTGTTCCGGTCACGGACCGTGCCTCGGCTACGGATGGTGTTCCGGTCACGGACCGCACCCCGGTCGTCGATGGTGTTCCGGTCACGGGCGGTGTCTCGGTTGTGGATGGTGTCCCGGTTGTGGATGGTGAGCGGGTTTTGGATGGCGAGATGGCTGTCGTACGCGAGTTGAACGAGCACCGCACTGAAGAGAGCGACTAG
- a CDS encoding roadblock/LC7 domain-containing protein yields the protein MTQQGTDVSWALRDLTESIKEIRFALVASSDGKAITSYGAEDPDDVDRFAAVVAGLQALAQPVAKQFPKYAGQLRLAMIEVDGGHLFVVRAGVETYLGVLAREGLDQGLLGHQMRDLARRMGELLGTTARLDEHSG from the coding sequence ATGACGCAACAGGGAACCGATGTGAGTTGGGCGCTCCGTGATCTGACGGAGAGCATCAAGGAGATTCGTTTCGCCCTCGTGGCATCGAGTGACGGTAAGGCGATCACTTCGTATGGTGCCGAGGACCCCGATGATGTGGACCGGTTCGCGGCTGTGGTCGCGGGGTTGCAGGCGTTGGCCCAGCCGGTGGCCAAGCAGTTCCCGAAGTATGCGGGGCAGCTGCGGCTCGCGATGATCGAGGTCGACGGGGGTCATTTGTTCGTGGTGCGGGCGGGTGTGGAGACGTATCTCGGGGTGCTGGCGAGGGAGGGTCTTGATCAGGGTCTTCTGGGTCATCAGATGAGGGATCTGGCCCGCAGGATGGGTGAGCTCCTGGGTACCACTGCTCGCCTGGACGAGCACTCTGGATGA
- a CDS encoding DUF742 domain-containing protein encodes MSVSRRPTDPSGLERYYVLTGGRSGPGGSAASLDVATLVVARAAAAPGMQHEHEEIIRRCRDPLSVAELGAHLGLPFNILAVLLADLLDAGRVEARNPIPASGAGRGPDLALLEEVLSGLQRL; translated from the coding sequence ATGAGTGTTTCCCGTCGTCCCACGGACCCGTCCGGTCTTGAGCGCTACTACGTCCTTACCGGTGGCCGCAGCGGGCCGGGCGGTTCCGCGGCGAGTCTTGACGTGGCGACTCTTGTCGTTGCGCGCGCTGCTGCCGCCCCGGGTATGCAGCATGAGCACGAGGAGATCATCCGGCGCTGCCGTGATCCGTTGTCGGTGGCCGAACTGGGCGCCCATCTCGGGTTGCCGTTCAACATTCTCGCGGTGCTCCTGGCCGATCTGCTGGACGCAGGCCGCGTCGAGGCCCGTAATCCCATCCCGGCGTCAGGCGCCGGCCGCGGGCCCGACCTCGCGCTCCTTGAGGAGGTACTCAGTGGACTTCAAAGGCTTTGA
- a CDS encoding GTP-binding protein → MDFKGFDHPDQRSGGGTRSVKVMIAGGFGTGKTTMVGSVSDIEPLTTEETLTQASVGVDNLIGVVDKTQTTVSLDFGKIGINDELVLYLFGTPGQERFWFLWNGLFKGALGAVVLVDTRRLASSFRAIEEMERQDVPFVIALNVFPDSKEHPIEEIRDALDISAHTPIVACDARDRASSRDVLVALIRHLKERSAAAAVVVEPR, encoded by the coding sequence GTGGACTTCAAAGGCTTTGATCATCCCGACCAGAGGTCGGGCGGCGGGACCCGCTCGGTGAAGGTGATGATCGCCGGCGGGTTCGGCACGGGAAAGACCACCATGGTGGGGTCGGTCAGCGATATCGAGCCGCTGACGACCGAGGAGACGCTGACTCAGGCCAGTGTCGGTGTCGATAATCTGATCGGTGTGGTGGACAAGACGCAGACCACCGTCAGTCTGGATTTCGGGAAGATCGGTATCAACGACGAGTTGGTGCTTTATCTGTTCGGGACGCCGGGCCAGGAGCGGTTCTGGTTTCTGTGGAACGGTCTGTTCAAGGGGGCTCTGGGGGCGGTGGTGTTGGTGGACACGCGTCGTCTGGCGTCGAGTTTCAGGGCGATCGAGGAGATGGAGCGGCAGGACGTCCCCTTTGTTATCGCGCTGAATGTTTTCCCCGATTCCAAGGAGCATCCGATCGAGGAGATCCGTGACGCCCTGGACATCTCTGCGCACACCCCGATCGTGGCGTGCGATGCCCGGGACCGGGCGTCGAGCCGTGACGTCCTTGTCGCGCTGATACGCCATCTGAAGGAACGCTCCGCCGCCGCTGCTGTTGTTGTGGAGCCTCGATGA
- a CDS encoding cytochrome P450, with product MNDQLTHGSSAPGGCPVAHGGAGDLTRLYGPDAALDPHGIYGRLRKEHGAVAPVLLEGDIPAWLVLGYRENRRVLDNPRQFSRDSRIWRDWKEGRVEATSPLIPMLGWRPDCVSQDGEPHRRLRGAVTDNLQTLAGRGIRRHVTHFANRQIDAFADAGGADLVGDYAEYLPMLVLTRLFGLPAAEGHNLAVSCAQVIKGGEGALAHNDRIMEILGELAERKRAEPGSDFTTGLLGHEAGLDDDEILSHLRLVLITAHTTTSNLLARVLQLILTDTSRLAGLVSGQLNITTVVEEVMWNTPPLAVLPGRFATADLELAGHHIKEGDLLVLGLTAGNLDPEIRPDTGVSIQGNQSHLAFSGGAHECPGQNIGQAIIETAVDVLVHRLPGLRLAVPADDLTSTASTWEARLDSLPVEFAAQTAAV from the coding sequence ATGAACGACCAGCTCACACATGGCTCCTCCGCTCCCGGTGGCTGCCCTGTCGCGCACGGCGGCGCCGGCGATCTCACCCGGCTGTACGGGCCGGACGCGGCACTGGACCCGCACGGCATCTACGGGCGGCTGCGCAAGGAGCACGGGGCGGTGGCGCCGGTACTCCTTGAGGGCGACATCCCGGCGTGGCTGGTCCTGGGCTACCGCGAGAACCGGCGGGTGCTGGACAACCCCCGCCAGTTCAGCAGGGATTCGCGTATCTGGCGGGACTGGAAGGAAGGACGTGTCGAGGCCACCTCGCCGCTGATCCCGATGCTGGGCTGGCGCCCCGACTGCGTGTCCCAGGACGGTGAGCCGCACCGCAGGCTCCGCGGTGCGGTCACCGACAATCTGCAGACTCTCGCCGGCCGCGGCATCCGCCGCCATGTCACGCACTTCGCGAACAGGCAGATCGACGCGTTCGCCGACGCGGGTGGCGCCGACCTGGTGGGCGACTACGCCGAGTACCTGCCGATGCTCGTACTGACCAGGCTGTTCGGGCTCCCGGCGGCCGAGGGGCACAACCTTGCCGTCTCCTGTGCCCAGGTCATCAAGGGCGGTGAGGGAGCTCTCGCCCACAACGACCGGATCATGGAGATCCTCGGGGAACTCGCCGAGCGCAAGCGTGCCGAGCCGGGCTCCGACTTCACCACCGGGCTGCTCGGACACGAGGCCGGCCTGGACGACGACGAGATCCTCAGCCATCTGCGGCTGGTGCTGATCACCGCGCACACCACCACCAGTAATCTGCTGGCCCGGGTGCTGCAGCTGATCCTCACCGACACCTCCCGGCTCGCGGGGCTGGTGAGCGGACAGCTCAACATCACCACGGTCGTCGAAGAGGTGATGTGGAACACCCCGCCGCTCGCGGTCCTGCCCGGGCGCTTCGCCACCGCTGACCTCGAACTCGCCGGTCACCACATCAAGGAGGGCGACCTGCTGGTGCTCGGGCTCACCGCCGGCAACCTCGACCCGGAGATCCGTCCCGATACCGGGGTCTCCATCCAGGGCAACCAGTCGCACCTCGCGTTCAGCGGCGGCGCGCACGAGTGTCCGGGCCAGAACATCGGCCAGGCCATCATCGAGACGGCCGTCGACGTCCTGGTGCACCGGCTGCCGGGACTGCGCCTGGCCGTGCCGGCCGACGACCTCACCTCGACCGCCTCCACCTGGGAGGCACGCCTGGACAGTCTCCCGGTCGAGTTCGCGGCACAGACCGCCGCCGTCTGA
- a CDS encoding 7-epi-alpha-eudesmol synthase, with translation MPQDITFDLPFKTPVSEHLQYARERHLRWVWEMGLVRSQAGFEEYQSWDLPQAAARTYPHASADDMVVLMNWFSLAFLFDDQFDSGSPDRADRIAEVARELIATALRPAGTAPRVVCPITVAWAEVWAQLSDGMSLTWRSRFAASWGRFLVAHTEEVDLAARGLAGTLGLQEYAEFRRRTVGIHHSIDAGERSRGFEVPPQVQAHELMVRMRDLAADTIGFMNDIHSFEREKRRGDGHNLIAVLHRERSCSWQDAAAEAYRMTTDCLEEYLELEARIPEMCEELGLRSDQRVQVWMGVEAIQHWINGNYEWALTSGRYAASKEGPAATAELAGKGSLDDLLAV, from the coding sequence ATGCCGCAGGACATCACATTCGACCTCCCCTTCAAGACTCCCGTGAGCGAGCATCTCCAGTACGCCCGGGAGCGCCACCTGCGCTGGGTGTGGGAGATGGGTTTGGTACGCAGCCAGGCCGGGTTCGAGGAGTACCAGTCCTGGGACCTTCCCCAGGCAGCGGCACGAACCTACCCCCACGCCTCGGCCGACGACATGGTCGTGCTGATGAACTGGTTCTCTCTGGCCTTCCTGTTCGATGATCAGTTCGACTCCGGGAGTCCGGACCGCGCGGACCGTATCGCCGAGGTCGCACGGGAGTTGATCGCCACCGCGCTGCGTCCCGCCGGGACCGCACCCCGCGTGGTGTGCCCGATCACCGTGGCCTGGGCCGAGGTCTGGGCCCAGCTCTCCGATGGCATGTCCCTGACGTGGCGCAGCCGGTTCGCCGCCTCCTGGGGGCGGTTCCTCGTGGCGCACACCGAGGAGGTGGACCTGGCGGCCCGGGGCCTTGCGGGAACGCTCGGACTGCAGGAGTACGCGGAGTTCCGCCGCCGCACCGTCGGCATCCACCACAGCATCGACGCGGGCGAGCGCAGCCGCGGCTTCGAGGTACCGCCGCAGGTACAGGCGCACGAGCTGATGGTCAGGATGCGGGATCTGGCCGCGGACACCATCGGGTTCATGAACGACATCCACTCCTTCGAGCGCGAGAAGCGCCGGGGGGACGGCCACAACCTGATAGCCGTGCTCCACCGGGAGCGCAGCTGCAGCTGGCAGGACGCCGCCGCGGAGGCGTACCGGATGACCACCGACTGCCTCGAGGAGTACCTCGAACTCGAGGCACGGATACCCGAGATGTGCGAGGAACTCGGTCTCCGCTCCGACCAGCGGGTCCAGGTGTGGATGGGCGTGGAGGCCATCCAGCACTGGATCAACGGCAACTACGAGTGGGCACTGACCTCCGGCCGGTATGCCGCGTCGAAGGAAGGCCCCGCCGCCACCGCCGAGTTGGCGGGCAAGGGCTCGCTCGACGATCTGCTCGCGGTATAA
- a CDS encoding cytochrome P450, which translates to MSTPASPAAPTPAAPGALPLIGHALQLARRPLPFMTSLREHGSVVRIRIGPTPAFVVTDPALTRKVLVTDSAHFVKGGKIIDALRMFFGDGLATVADGDTHLRNRRLIQPMFNKAHIADRSAAMIDQVRGVVTAWPAVVPRDVYADMNEVALSAFLVALFGAHLPEHLEGEFVTLMPEIMKGAIRQTILPPWITRLPLPANRAHADRVARLRTLIDQAIDHHADRSPGPPPSADTPSADAVPADAQRCPHAAARTKDQGGLFTTLLTAEDPLTRQQLQDEAITLLTGAIETTGTTLAWTLYEITRSDEIQRRLREELTAACGDRPLRYDDIAQLPYARQVLQETIRKYGPAWMVTRTAARDIDLGGHRIPQGADIVWSPYLHQHDTRYFPDPDTFDPDRWTAERAPAARGSFLAFGDGRRKCIGENFAWAELQIILASILQTWPSFTLTSRPPRAQAVVTVKPDTLTMAYHPQAPSMSQTSTEQARPPQPQKPQPKQ; encoded by the coding sequence ATGAGCACCCCCGCCTCGCCGGCAGCCCCCACGCCGGCCGCACCCGGCGCCCTCCCGCTGATCGGGCATGCTCTCCAGCTCGCCCGCCGGCCACTGCCGTTCATGACCTCACTTCGCGAGCACGGCAGCGTCGTGCGCATACGTATCGGACCCACACCCGCGTTTGTCGTCACCGACCCCGCCCTGACCCGCAAGGTCCTGGTGACCGACTCCGCGCATTTCGTGAAGGGCGGCAAGATCATTGACGCGCTGCGCATGTTCTTCGGTGACGGGCTCGCCACGGTCGCCGACGGCGATACGCATCTACGCAACCGGCGCCTGATACAACCCATGTTCAACAAGGCCCACATCGCCGATCGCAGCGCCGCGATGATCGACCAAGTGCGAGGCGTGGTCACTGCTTGGCCCGCGGTTGTGCCACGCGACGTGTACGCGGACATGAACGAGGTCGCCCTCTCCGCGTTCCTGGTCGCCCTGTTCGGCGCACACCTCCCCGAGCACCTGGAGGGCGAGTTCGTCACCCTCATGCCCGAGATCATGAAAGGGGCGATCCGGCAGACGATCCTGCCGCCCTGGATCACTCGCCTCCCGCTGCCCGCCAACCGCGCGCACGCGGACCGTGTGGCACGGCTACGCACTCTCATCGACCAGGCGATCGACCACCACGCCGACCGGTCCCCGGGCCCACCCCCCTCAGCCGACACGCCCTCAGCCGATGCGGTCCCAGCCGATGCGCAACGGTGCCCGCATGCCGCAGCCCGGACCAAGGACCAGGGCGGACTCTTCACGACCCTTCTGACCGCCGAGGACCCCCTCACGCGGCAGCAACTGCAGGACGAGGCCATCACCTTGCTGACCGGAGCGATCGAGACCACCGGCACCACCCTGGCCTGGACACTGTACGAGATCACTCGGAGCGACGAGATACAAAGGCGCCTGCGCGAGGAACTCACCGCCGCCTGCGGTGACCGCCCCCTGCGCTACGACGACATCGCGCAACTCCCCTACGCCCGCCAGGTGCTGCAGGAAACCATCCGCAAGTACGGGCCGGCCTGGATGGTGACCCGCACCGCAGCCCGCGACATCGACCTCGGCGGCCACCGCATTCCCCAAGGCGCAGACATCGTGTGGAGCCCCTACCTCCACCAGCACGACACCCGCTACTTCCCCGACCCCGACACATTCGACCCGGACCGCTGGACAGCCGAGCGCGCACCCGCCGCCCGCGGTTCGTTCCTCGCCTTCGGCGACGGACGCCGCAAGTGCATCGGCGAGAACTTCGCCTGGGCCGAACTCCAGATCATCCTGGCGAGCATCCTCCAGACCTGGCCTTCCTTCACACTCACCTCCCGCCCCCCTCGCGCGCAGGCCGTCGTCACCGTCAAACCGGACACCCTGACCATGGCGTACCACCCGCAAGCACCATCGATGTCGCAGACAAGCACCGAACAGGCCCGCCCGCCACAGCCTCAAAAGCCCCAGCCGAAGCAATAA
- a CDS encoding class I SAM-dependent methyltransferase, with protein sequence MVEHDVLSATREAYDAAAPSYAQLFCDTLRERPLDRAILSAFAEVVSASGDSQVADLGCGPGYVTAHLDELGLAAFGVDASPAMIELARQAYPGLRFDVGSMAALDIADGVLGGVLSRWSIIHTPPEELPAVFAEFHRVLAPGGHLLVGFSASDDPSHPTQVFDHAVVPAYRWSPDHLAAMLRKSGLAEVARMVREPQPTDRRQFQEIQLLARKA encoded by the coding sequence ATGGTCGAACATGATGTTCTCAGTGCCACCCGCGAGGCCTACGACGCTGCTGCCCCCAGCTATGCGCAACTGTTTTGCGACACGCTGCGTGAGCGGCCCCTGGACCGTGCGATCTTGAGCGCCTTCGCCGAGGTCGTCAGTGCGAGTGGGGACAGTCAGGTCGCGGACCTGGGGTGCGGACCTGGCTATGTCACCGCTCATCTGGATGAGTTGGGGCTGGCGGCGTTCGGTGTCGATGCCTCTCCCGCGATGATCGAGCTGGCTCGGCAGGCCTATCCGGGCCTGCGGTTCGACGTGGGCTCGATGGCCGCGTTGGACATCGCCGACGGTGTGCTGGGCGGCGTGCTCTCACGTTGGTCCATCATCCACACTCCGCCGGAGGAACTCCCTGCCGTCTTCGCGGAGTTCCACCGTGTGCTGGCGCCTGGCGGCCACCTTCTGGTCGGCTTTTCGGCAAGCGATGATCCGTCTCACCCGACGCAGGTCTTCGATCACGCGGTCGTACCGGCCTATCGGTGGTCGCCTGATCACCTCGCCGCGATGCTGCGCAAGTCGGGGTTGGCCGAGGTGGCCAGGATGGTTCGCGAGCCTCAGCCCACCGACCGACGGCAGTTCCAGGAAATTCAACTGCTCGCCCGCAAGGCCTAG